A genomic stretch from Pseudomonas mendocina includes:
- the folE2 gene encoding GTP cyclohydrolase FolE2 — protein MNAPALPDIAAQASSLEQTLDWVGMEGIALPVLLAEQAINTIVDAGVSLDDGNARGIHMSRLFLGLHQLEQRPLTLSALKHVLRDFLHSHADLSEQAFIRLSGEAVFNRPALISALSGWKSYPFTLRASQSAKGFHVELLFRLSYSSTCPCSAALARQLIQQQFTEDFHGQSLDHERMLQWLGSSNGIVATPHSQRSEATLQVRLKDDVDEIPLLALIDRAEKALGTAVQTAVKRADEQAFALANGQNLMFCEDAARRLHQALLAGPEYNAFKIKVVHAESLHAHDAVALSSHNWGR, from the coding sequence ATGAACGCACCCGCCTTGCCTGACATTGCCGCCCAAGCCAGCAGCCTCGAACAAACCCTCGACTGGGTGGGCATGGAAGGTATTGCCTTGCCTGTTTTGCTCGCGGAGCAAGCCATCAACACCATCGTCGACGCCGGTGTCAGCCTGGATGACGGCAACGCCCGTGGTATCCACATGTCGCGGCTGTTTCTAGGCCTGCACCAACTGGAACAACGACCGCTGACGCTCTCGGCACTCAAGCACGTACTGAGAGACTTCCTGCACAGCCATGCTGACCTGTCAGAGCAGGCGTTTATCCGCCTGAGCGGCGAGGCGGTGTTCAATCGGCCTGCGCTGATCAGCGCCCTATCTGGATGGAAGAGCTATCCCTTCACCCTGCGTGCAAGCCAGTCAGCAAAGGGGTTCCACGTGGAACTACTGTTCAGGCTGAGTTACTCGTCCACCTGCCCTTGCTCGGCAGCACTCGCCCGCCAGCTGATTCAGCAACAGTTCACCGAGGACTTTCACGGGCAGTCACTGGACCACGAGCGCATGCTGCAATGGTTGGGCTCCAGCAATGGGATTGTCGCAACGCCGCACAGCCAGCGCAGTGAGGCCACCCTACAGGTGCGGCTTAAGGACGATGTCGATGAAATACCGCTGCTGGCGTTAATCGACCGCGCTGAGAAAGCCCTCGGCACAGCCGTGCAGACTGCGGTGAAACGTGCGGATGAGCAGGCCTTTGCTCTAGCCAACGGACAAAACCTGATGTTCTGCGAAGACGCCGCCCGCCGCCTGCACCAGGCGCTGCTGGCAGGCCCTGAATACAACGCTTTCAAGATCAAGGTGGTGCATGCAGAGAGCCTCCATGCACACGATGCGGTGGCGCTGAGCAGCCACAACTGGGGGCGGTGA
- a CDS encoding DUF294 nucleotidyltransferase-like domain-containing protein, whose translation MQIEIVEIRDHLARFPPFDSLPEDTLNSIATQVEVAYFKAGTEILEYGAAIHDLHYLRSGAVEIYRRSGELYNRLSEGDIFGQVGLLRSNKVRFPATAIEDSLVYFIPEATFTQLCEEHDGFAEFVEADGQSRLKSAVKNQNKGSDLTQLKVQSLITRPAVSVAQDTPIQQAAQVMTEQSVSSLVITDTEDDSASMVGILTDRDLRTRVLAAGLSGQTPVSDVMTPDPITLRSSDSVFSAMLCMLRNNIHHLPILHQQRTVGLLNLSDIIRYESQNSLYLVNAIFNQTSVEGLQSLLPELRGSFVRMTNELATAHMIGSAMSSIGRAFTQRLLELAEQQYGPPPVSYCFMVAGSMARDEQLILTDQDNALVLSDRYDPALHGEYFSQLATFVCDGLAACGYSYCKGGIMASNPQWRQPLRVWRELFTQWIEQPNAKALLNSSIFFDLDGVYGKTALVENLKDLLANKASQSPAFLAAMARNALNRTPPLGIFRTFVMETDGRQKHLINLKGRGTAPLTDLIRVHALACGSRAQNSLERIDDISKTKLLQPEALEQLRYALEYLSMVRIRHQARDVSEGREPDNYIEPENVSAADRHNLKEAFQVLNRAQKFIRFRYPANAGK comes from the coding sequence ATGCAGATCGAAATAGTGGAAATTCGCGACCACCTGGCGCGCTTTCCCCCGTTCGACAGCCTGCCCGAAGACACCTTAAACAGCATTGCAACTCAGGTGGAGGTTGCCTACTTCAAGGCGGGCACCGAGATTCTTGAGTACGGTGCCGCAATCCACGACCTGCACTACCTGCGCAGTGGCGCTGTGGAAATCTATCGGCGCAGTGGCGAGCTGTACAACCGTCTGAGTGAGGGAGACATCTTCGGTCAGGTTGGTCTGTTGCGCAGCAACAAGGTTCGCTTTCCGGCGACGGCCATTGAAGACAGCCTGGTGTATTTCATCCCCGAGGCCACCTTCACCCAACTCTGCGAAGAACACGATGGCTTCGCCGAGTTTGTTGAGGCCGACGGCCAGTCGCGGCTTAAGTCAGCGGTGAAGAACCAGAACAAAGGCAGTGATCTGACTCAGCTCAAGGTCCAGTCTTTGATCACCCGCCCAGCAGTCAGCGTGGCGCAAGACACGCCCATCCAGCAGGCCGCTCAGGTGATGACCGAACAGAGCGTGTCATCACTGGTGATAACCGACACTGAAGACGACAGCGCGAGCATGGTCGGCATCCTCACCGACCGCGACCTGCGCACCCGCGTGTTGGCTGCCGGGCTTAGCGGACAAACGCCAGTCAGTGATGTGATGACACCCGACCCGATCACCCTGCGCAGCAGCGACAGCGTGTTCAGCGCCATGCTGTGCATGCTGCGTAACAACATCCATCATTTACCGATCCTCCATCAGCAGCGCACGGTGGGGCTGCTCAACCTCTCCGACATCATTCGCTACGAATCCCAAAACAGCCTGTACTTGGTTAACGCCATCTTTAACCAGACCAGCGTTGAGGGCTTACAGAGCCTACTCCCAGAGTTGCGTGGCAGCTTTGTGCGCATGACCAATGAGCTAGCCACTGCACATATGATCGGCAGCGCCATGTCCAGCATCGGCCGCGCCTTCACCCAGCGCCTGCTGGAATTGGCAGAGCAGCAGTACGGCCCTCCCCCGGTGTCTTACTGCTTTATGGTGGCAGGCTCCATGGCCCGGGATGAGCAGCTGATACTCACCGATCAGGACAACGCTCTGGTACTCAGCGACCGCTACGATCCGGCGCTGCACGGTGAGTACTTCAGCCAGTTGGCCACGTTCGTCTGCGACGGCCTCGCCGCCTGCGGCTACAGCTACTGCAAAGGCGGGATCATGGCCAGCAACCCACAATGGCGGCAGCCACTGCGGGTCTGGCGCGAGCTGTTTACGCAATGGATCGAGCAGCCCAATGCCAAAGCCCTACTCAACAGCAGCATCTTCTTCGATCTGGATGGCGTTTACGGCAAAACGGCGCTGGTGGAAAACCTCAAAGACCTGCTGGCAAACAAGGCCAGCCAAAGCCCAGCCTTTCTTGCTGCCATGGCCCGCAATGCGCTGAACCGCACACCACCGCTGGGCATCTTCCGCACCTTTGTGATGGAAACCGACGGCCGCCAGAAACACCTCATCAACCTTAAAGGCCGGGGCACTGCGCCGCTGACCGACTTGATCCGGGTGCATGCACTGGCCTGCGGCAGCCGCGCGCAAAATTCGCTTGAGCGCATCGACGACATCAGCAAAACCAAGCTGCTGCAACCCGAAGCCTTGGAACAACTGCGCTATGCCTTGGAATACCTCAGCATGGTGCGTATCCGTCATCAGGCGCGGGATGTCTCTGAGGGCCGCGAGCCGGACAATTACATTGAGCCGGAGAACGTCTCCGCCGCTGACCGGCATAACCTCAAGGAGGCTTTTCAGGTGCTCAACCGTGCGCAGAAGTTCATTCGCTTCCGCTACCCAGCCAACGCCGGTAAATGA
- a CDS encoding 3'-5' exonuclease, protein MFSLLRNPIEQLDWAARCKALAAATQEPRLRAFYEAGCVAADTPLAEVPLLALDVETTGLDASRDAIVSLGLVPFNLQRIRCAEGRYWVVKPDTELSGESVTLHHITHSDIRQAPPLPAILDELLECMAGRVMVVHYRNIERQFLDQAARLHLGEGWQFPLIDTMQLEALLYPKRQPNWFDRLLGRKPVSIRLDDSRQRYHLPPYMAHHALTDALATAELLQAQVVTHHSLQTPVGQLWS, encoded by the coding sequence ATGTTCAGCCTGCTGCGCAACCCGATAGAGCAACTGGACTGGGCGGCCCGTTGCAAAGCGCTGGCCGCCGCGACCCAAGAACCGCGCCTGCGCGCCTTTTATGAAGCGGGCTGCGTAGCGGCGGATACACCTCTGGCAGAGGTGCCGCTATTAGCGCTGGATGTGGAAACCACCGGGCTGGATGCCAGCCGGGACGCCATCGTCAGCCTTGGTCTGGTGCCTTTTAACCTGCAACGGATTCGCTGCGCGGAGGGCCGTTACTGGGTGGTTAAGCCCGACACAGAGCTGAGCGGCGAGTCGGTCACCCTCCATCACATCACCCACAGCGATATCCGCCAGGCTCCGCCACTACCCGCAATTCTCGATGAGTTACTGGAGTGCATGGCCGGGCGGGTCATGGTGGTGCATTACCGTAATATCGAGCGGCAGTTTCTCGATCAGGCCGCACGCCTGCATCTGGGCGAAGGCTGGCAGTTCCCGCTGATCGACACCATGCAGCTTGAAGCCCTGCTCTACCCCAAACGCCAGCCCAACTGGTTCGACCGCCTGCTGGGGCGCAAGCCTGTCTCCATCCGCCTGGATGACAGCCGCCAGCGCTACCATCTGCCGCCCTACATGGCCCACCACGCGCTGACCGATGCGCTGGCCACTGCAGAGCTGTTACAGGCGCAGGTGGTGACTCACCATTCACTGCAGACGCCAGTCGGCCAACTCTGGAGTTGA
- a CDS encoding c-type cytochrome codes for MSQSRKNFILLLLAVAVLAVVYVLYVLLRPVGSDPVAPISGAPEQFTDQVARGRYLAQAADCVACHTAKDGKPYAGGGEFELPFGKLYATNITPDTETGIGAWTDEQFVRAVREGVGSQGNLYPAMPYTSYAGMSRDDVLAIKAYLFSLAPVRQANKPLELAFPFNQRWGMTFWKLGFFDNRRFAPDPQKSEQWNRGAYLANTLGHCGECHTPRNLAFAMNTSQHFSGEVVDGWLASNITPEPQSGIGAWSDEQLAAYLSTGHAPGRSSASGPMAEVIQHSLQFLVPEDIQALVAYLRDIPALPGDKDVRVNLKPAGAEAANAMLPASQQSGLGQRLFAQSCAGCHTWNGEGRQSPYAGLKGSTASNDPKGRNIVKAILDGTHIVVGGREEAMPAFGESHTDIEIAAMANYVLAQFGDKQGPVTPEQVAAQR; via the coding sequence ATGAGCCAGAGTCGTAAAAACTTCATCCTGTTGCTGCTGGCCGTTGCCGTGCTGGCGGTGGTTTATGTCCTGTATGTGTTGTTGCGCCCTGTCGGGTCTGATCCGGTTGCGCCTATCTCTGGAGCGCCTGAGCAGTTTACCGATCAGGTCGCACGTGGCCGCTATCTGGCCCAGGCCGCAGACTGTGTCGCCTGCCATACCGCCAAGGACGGCAAGCCCTATGCCGGAGGCGGGGAGTTCGAGCTGCCATTCGGTAAGCTCTACGCAACCAATATCACCCCGGACACCGAGACCGGTATCGGCGCTTGGACTGATGAGCAGTTCGTGCGCGCAGTCCGCGAAGGGGTGGGTTCGCAAGGTAATCTCTATCCGGCAATGCCCTACACCTCGTATGCGGGCATGAGCCGGGATGATGTGCTGGCTATCAAGGCGTATCTGTTCAGTCTCGCTCCAGTCCGCCAAGCCAACAAGCCGCTTGAACTGGCGTTTCCGTTTAACCAGCGCTGGGGCATGACCTTCTGGAAGCTGGGCTTCTTTGATAACCGCCGCTTTGCGCCGGACCCACAGAAGAGTGAGCAATGGAACCGCGGCGCCTATCTGGCTAACACCCTCGGGCACTGTGGCGAGTGCCACACCCCGCGAAACCTCGCATTCGCCATGAACACAAGCCAGCACTTCTCTGGAGAAGTTGTCGATGGCTGGCTTGCCAGCAACATTACCCCGGAGCCGCAGAGCGGCATTGGTGCATGGAGTGATGAGCAACTGGCCGCCTACCTCTCGACCGGCCATGCGCCGGGCCGTAGCAGCGCTTCGGGGCCGATGGCTGAGGTTATTCAGCACAGCCTGCAGTTCCTTGTGCCAGAGGATATTCAGGCGTTGGTCGCGTACTTGCGTGATATACCGGCCTTGCCGGGTGATAAGGATGTGCGAGTTAACCTCAAACCTGCAGGTGCAGAGGCCGCCAATGCGATGCTGCCAGCCTCACAGCAGAGCGGCCTCGGTCAGCGTCTGTTTGCACAGAGTTGTGCGGGTTGCCACACCTGGAACGGCGAGGGGCGCCAGAGCCCGTATGCGGGCCTTAAAGGCAGCACCGCGAGCAATGATCCTAAGGGGCGGAATATCGTCAAAGCTATTCTGGACGGAACCCACATTGTTGTCGGTGGGCGCGAGGAGGCAATGCCAGCATTCGGTGAAAGCCACACAGACATCGAAATCGCGGCAATGGCCAACTATGTACTCGCCCAGTTTGGCGATAAGCAGGGCCCGGTCACGCCCGAGCAGGTGGCCGCACAGCGCTGA
- a CDS encoding (2Fe-2S)-binding protein, with product MNLTVNDRELSFDGDPNMPLLWFLRDEAGLTGTKYGCGIAMCGACTVHIDGVAVRACAMPVSAAQGKRITTIEGVSATPEGQAVQKAWLDLDVVQCGYCQSGQIMSATALLAHQAKPTDADIDAAMSGNICRCATYVRIRAAIHQASGALDEERSA from the coding sequence ATGAATTTAACCGTGAATGACCGGGAGCTGTCGTTTGACGGCGACCCGAACATGCCTCTGCTGTGGTTTTTGCGTGATGAAGCCGGGCTGACCGGAACCAAATACGGGTGTGGCATTGCCATGTGTGGCGCCTGCACCGTGCATATTGATGGCGTTGCTGTGCGCGCCTGTGCCATGCCGGTGTCGGCCGCTCAGGGCAAGCGCATCACCACCATTGAAGGGGTTTCGGCCACACCTGAAGGCCAGGCTGTGCAAAAGGCCTGGCTGGATCTGGACGTGGTGCAGTGTGGTTACTGCCAGTCTGGGCAGATCATGAGCGCGACGGCTCTGCTGGCGCATCAGGCTAAGCCAACAGACGCTGATATTGATGCTGCTATGTCAGGCAATATCTGCCGCTGCGCAACCTATGTCCGAATTCGGGCGGCTATTCATCAGGCATCCGGAGCGCTGGATGAAGAGCGGTCCGCATGA
- a CDS encoding xanthine dehydrogenase family protein molybdopterin-binding subunit: protein MSESGLALSRRQFMVGAGVLIIGAHLPGKGLEAKTFAQKVGPFMPNAFVQIGEDGIVTVLSKHSEIGQGVYTGMATLVAEELDADWAQMRVVAAPSDAKLYLNPTFGYQATGGSTSIAGAYQQMRSMGAMARAMLVQAAALQWQVDPQSVTVKQGRIIHAASGREAGFGQFAVTAAGLTPPAPESLKLKDPASFTLIGKPIGVRRVDSKGKTDGTAYFSEDIQEPGMLTVTISRPPRFGAKVRRFDAAHALSVPGVVAVKQIATGVAVYAKGTWAAIQGRKRLAVEWDESDAEMRSTEEIFDSFRQIAQKPGLVAASHGSPDEAFKQADKVIEVEYSFHYVAHTPMEPLGGYLFWDGERVKARYGSQVQTLDHKQLCELFQLPADNVEIETILAGGSFGRRIDLGNAKHGPDLVADMAAAAKGIGPGQGVKVVWTREDDVTGGWYRPMILHRMRGAIRDGKVVAWANTITGHSWTKDSPISELVVNGIDMMMVEGANEIPYSIEHFRCDTHIVPGKVPTSSLRSVASTHTGHAVECFIDLLLSETGQDPVEGRLALMGDAPREAGVLRAVAKAASWQGAKVVDGRARGVGVAKAFGTSVAQIAEVSVDENGLPRVHKVWCAVDCGVVVNPDVVRAQIEGGIGFGLGLALYSKITLKEGLVEQSNFHDYRTLRINEMPEIEVIIVPSAEPPTGVGELGVPVIAPAVGNALALLGLPRTSLSLPFQRISA from the coding sequence ATGAGTGAATCGGGACTGGCGCTGTCCAGACGGCAGTTTATGGTCGGTGCTGGGGTGTTGATTATCGGTGCACACCTGCCCGGTAAAGGCCTGGAAGCTAAAACCTTCGCGCAGAAAGTCGGGCCGTTTATGCCCAATGCTTTTGTGCAAATTGGCGAAGACGGCATTGTCACGGTGCTCAGCAAGCACTCAGAGATTGGCCAGGGCGTTTACACCGGCATGGCTACGCTGGTTGCTGAAGAGCTGGATGCAGATTGGGCACAAATGCGCGTAGTGGCCGCACCCTCTGATGCCAAGCTCTACCTAAACCCGACTTTCGGTTATCAGGCTACCGGTGGCTCAACTTCCATCGCCGGTGCTTATCAGCAGATGCGCAGTATGGGCGCGATGGCACGGGCCATGCTGGTGCAAGCTGCTGCGCTGCAGTGGCAGGTTGATCCGCAGTCCGTCACGGTTAAGCAGGGGCGCATTATTCATGCCGCCAGTGGTCGCGAAGCAGGCTTTGGCCAGTTTGCCGTAACCGCTGCGGGCTTAACCCCTCCTGCACCTGAGTCGCTGAAACTTAAAGACCCTGCCTCTTTCACCTTGATCGGTAAGCCAATCGGTGTTCGCCGGGTGGATTCCAAGGGCAAAACCGACGGCACGGCGTACTTCTCTGAAGATATCCAAGAGCCGGGCATGCTCACTGTCACCATCAGCAGGCCTCCCCGGTTTGGGGCCAAGGTGCGTCGCTTTGATGCCGCACACGCGCTATCCGTGCCTGGCGTTGTAGCCGTCAAGCAGATTGCTACAGGTGTTGCTGTGTATGCCAAAGGGACATGGGCGGCCATACAGGGGCGCAAGAGGCTGGCGGTGGAGTGGGATGAAAGCGACGCCGAGATGCGCAGCACTGAGGAAATCTTCGATTCATTCCGGCAGATCGCCCAAAAACCAGGTTTGGTGGCGGCCTCCCACGGTTCGCCGGATGAGGCCTTTAAACAGGCTGACAAAGTGATTGAGGTTGAGTACTCCTTCCACTATGTCGCCCATACCCCGATGGAGCCGCTGGGCGGCTATCTGTTTTGGGATGGCGAGCGGGTCAAGGCGCGCTATGGCAGCCAGGTGCAGACCCTTGATCACAAACAGCTGTGTGAGTTGTTCCAGCTTCCGGCAGACAACGTTGAGATTGAAACGATTCTGGCCGGTGGCAGCTTCGGTCGTCGCATCGACTTGGGCAATGCCAAGCACGGGCCGGATTTGGTCGCAGACATGGCGGCAGCGGCCAAAGGGATCGGGCCTGGCCAGGGCGTTAAGGTGGTGTGGACACGTGAGGATGATGTGACTGGCGGCTGGTACCGGCCAATGATTTTGCATCGCATGCGCGGTGCTATCCGCGACGGCAAGGTGGTTGCCTGGGCAAACACCATTACCGGCCACTCCTGGACCAAGGACAGTCCCATCAGCGAGTTGGTGGTAAACGGCATCGATATGATGATGGTGGAGGGGGCCAACGAGATTCCCTACAGCATCGAACACTTCCGCTGCGATACCCATATTGTTCCCGGCAAGGTTCCCACCTCATCGCTGCGCTCTGTAGCGTCTACCCACACCGGGCATGCGGTTGAGTGCTTTATCGATCTGCTACTGAGTGAGACCGGGCAAGACCCGGTCGAGGGCCGTCTGGCGCTCATGGGTGATGCACCACGGGAAGCCGGTGTGCTGAGAGCAGTAGCCAAGGCGGCTAGCTGGCAAGGGGCCAAGGTTGTTGATGGCCGTGCCCGTGGCGTTGGGGTTGCCAAGGCATTTGGCACCTCAGTGGCGCAGATTGCGGAAGTCTCCGTGGATGAAAATGGGTTACCACGGGTGCACAAAGTCTGGTGCGCCGTGGATTGTGGTGTGGTGGTCAATCCGGATGTCGTGCGGGCGCAGATTGAGGGCGGTATCGGCTTCGGTCTGGGGCTGGCCCTGTACAGCAAAATCACCCTCAAAGAGGGTTTGGTTGAGCAGTCCAACTTCCATGACTACCGGACGCTGCGCATCAATGAGATGCCTGAGATCGAGGTCATCATCGTCCCCTCGGCCGAGCCTCCTACCGGCGTCGGTGAGTTGGGCGTGCCGGTCATAGCGCCGGCGGTGGGCAATGCCCTGGCGTTGCTCGGTTTGCCGCGCACCTCGCTCAGCCTGCCATTTCAACGGATTAGTGCATAG